A window of the Falco rusticolus isolate bFalRus1 chromosome 1, bFalRus1.pri, whole genome shotgun sequence genome harbors these coding sequences:
- the LOC119156704 gene encoding nucleoside diphosphate kinase — translation MAANAERTFIAIKPDGVQRGLVGEIIKRFEQKGFRLVAMKLVHASEDLLKQHYIDLKDRPFYPGLVKYMNSGPIVAMVWEGLNVVKTGRVMLGETNPADSKPGTIRGDFCIQVGRNIIHGSDSVESAQKEINLWFKPAELVDFKSCAHDWIYE, via the exons ATGGCGGCCAACGCCGAGCGCACCTTCATCGCCATCAAACCCGACGGCGTCCAGCGGGGGCTGGTGGGGGAGATCATCAAGCGGTTCGAGCAGAAGGGCTTCCGCCTGGTGGCCATGAAGCTCGTGCAC GCTTCTGAAGACCTTCTCAAACAACATTATATTGACCTGAAAGACCGACCGTTCTACCCAGGTTTGGTGAAATATATGAACTCTGGACCCATTGTGGCCATG GTATGGGAAGGACTCAACGTGGTTAAAACGGGGAGAGTAATGCTAGGGGAAACAAACCCGGCGGACTCTAAGCCTGGTACCATCCGTGGTGACTTCTGCATTCAAGTAGGAAG AAACATCATTCACGGCAGCGACTCTGTAGAAAGCGCGCAGAAGGAGATCAACCTGTGGTTCAAACCTGCAGAGCTTGTTGACTTCAAATCTTGTGCACATGATTGGATCTATGAGTGA
- the LOC119156698 gene encoding nucleoside diphosphate kinase-like: MASIAERTFIAIKPDGVQRGLVGEIIKRFEQKGFKLVAMKLIHASEDLLREHYIDLKDRPFYDGLVQYMHSGPVVAMVWEGLNVVKTGRVMLGETNPFDSKPGTIRGDLCVQIGRNIIHGSDSVESAETEVNLWFTPEELVDYRSCAHEWIYD, from the exons ATGGCTTCTATCGCCGAGCGCACCTTCATCGCCATCAAGCCTGACGGAGTCCAGCGGGGACTGGTGGGAGAAATCATCAAGCGGTTTGAGCAGAAAGGATTCAAACTGGTGGCCATGAAGTTAATTCAC GCCTCCGAAGACCTTCTGAGAGAACACTACATTGACCTGAAAGACCGGCCGTTCTATGATGGGCTGGTGCAGTACATGCACTCTGGACCTGTTGTAGCTATG gtGTGGGAAGGTCTCAATGTGGTTAAGACTGGAAGGGTGATGCTGGGGGAAACTAATCCATTTGATTCAAAGCCTGGCACTATTCGTGGTGACCTCTGCGTTCAGATTGGAAG gaACATCATTCATGGAAGTGATTCTGTAGAAAGTGCTGAGACAGAGGTCAATTTGTGGTTCACTCCTGAAGAGCTGGTCGATTACAGAAGCTGTGCTCATGAGTGGATCTATGACTGA